In one window of Patescibacteria group bacterium DNA:
- a CDS encoding Type 1 glutamine amidotransferase-like domain-containing protein, whose amino-acid sequence MKTKYILHGGGALDKNEMNDEFFREILSLDKKDLRILIIPFALDEKIFKIDFVASQFEKNNIDKNLNFDSAEIGKLEEQIKNADIIYLIGGKTLKLLAVLADFKNLSDLFNGKVVVGESAGAYVLSSCFYSKSIDICSEGLKLVPVKTICHYDGEDKERLANCSKELEELILKDYEFKMFTV is encoded by the coding sequence ATGAAAACAAAATATATTCTACATGGTGGAGGCGCATTGGATAAGAATGAAATGAATGATGAATTTTTTCGTGAGATTTTGTCACTGGACAAGAAAGATTTAAGAATATTAATTATTCCTTTCGCACTAGATGAGAAAATATTTAAAATTGATTTTGTCGCTAGTCAATTTGAAAAAAACAATATAGATAAAAATCTAAATTTTGATTCTGCAGAGATCGGTAAATTAGAAGAACAAATTAAAAATGCTGATATTATTTATTTAATCGGAGGGAAAACTTTAAAACTATTAGCAGTTCTTGCTGATTTCAAGAACCTCTCCGATTTGTTTAATGGGAAGGTTGTGGTAGGAGAGTCAGCTGGAGCCTACGTTCTTTCATCTTGCTTTTATTCAAAGTCTATTGATATATGCTCCGAGGGATTAAAACTTGTTCCAGTGAAAACTATCTGTCATTACGATGGAGAAGACAAAGAAAGACTAGCAAATTGCTCCAAAGAGCTAGAAGAACTAATTTTAAAAGATTATGAATTTAAAATGTTTACAGTCTAA
- a CDS encoding GrpB family protein — MLSEKQKKWIDHLPDDDEINIFPFDKESQKYFQEVKEKIQSSLNNDIKVEQRGSTSLGAAGQNEIDIYVPLPPNDFYEKTLIPEFIKIFGPPKSIHQTRIRFQIIENEKKLDIFLIDKESDEWMNGVRFEEYLKKHEEALREYEKLKYACNGYSTRKYYEKKVEFINKILDLVP; from the coding sequence ATGCTATCAGAAAAACAAAAAAAGTGGATTGACCACCTTCCAGATGATGACGAAATAAATATTTTTCCTTTTGACAAAGAGAGTCAAAAGTATTTCCAAGAGGTTAAGGAAAAAATCCAGAGCAGTCTCAATAATGATATTAAAGTAGAACAACGAGGGTCTACTAGTTTAGGTGCTGCTGGGCAAAATGAAATTGATATATATGTTCCGTTACCACCAAATGATTTTTACGAAAAAACTTTAATACCAGAATTTATTAAAATATTTGGTCCGCCCAAAAGCATTCACCAAACAAGAATAAGATTTCAAATCATTGAAAACGAAAAAAAGCTTGATATATTTTTGATTGATAAAGAAAGTGATGAATGGATGAATGGAGTAAGATTTGAAGAATACCTAAAAAAACACGAAGAAGCACTGAGAGAATATGAAAAGTTGAAATATGCTTGTAATGGGTATTCTACTAGAAAATATTATGAGAAGAAAGTGGAATTCATAAATAAAATTCTTGATTTAGTTCCGTAA